One Pseudomonas sp. AN-1 genomic region harbors:
- a CDS encoding class I SAM-dependent rRNA methyltransferase: MSALNQALRAAFERRQALIAELHGQGTDCYRLFHGSQEGAPGLTVDRYGPQLLVQSFHQPLERDALLELFAACQAFLGTELLAVYNDRSQPNSRIDRTDPVCQPTPEALSDLVGHEWGLNYRVRARHPGQDPLLFLDLRNARGWVRRHSAGRSVLNLFAYTCGVGLCAAAGGARRVVNLDFAEGNLAVGRENGALNPALPEMHFIQSDYFPAIRQLAGLPVAHRRGQRLPSYPRLAAEQFDLVFLDPPAWARSAFGTVDLLRDYQSLLKPALLATAAGGTLVCCNNLARVELDDWREQVLRCAAKNGRPVREVEVLAPAADFPSFDGRPPLKTLILHL; the protein is encoded by the coding sequence ATGTCCGCCTTGAACCAGGCGCTGCGCGCCGCCTTCGAGCGCCGTCAGGCCCTGATCGCCGAACTGCACGGCCAGGGCACCGACTGCTACCGCCTGTTCCACGGCAGCCAGGAGGGCGCGCCGGGCCTGACCGTCGACCGCTACGGCCCGCAGCTGCTGGTGCAGAGCTTCCACCAGCCGCTCGAGCGCGATGCCCTGCTCGAGCTGTTCGCCGCCTGCCAGGCCTTTCTCGGCACCGAGCTGCTGGCGGTGTACAACGACCGCTCGCAGCCCAACTCGCGCATCGACCGCACGGACCCGGTCTGCCAGCCCACCCCCGAGGCGCTGAGCGATCTGGTCGGCCACGAGTGGGGGCTGAACTACCGGGTGCGCGCCCGCCACCCGGGCCAGGACCCGTTGCTGTTCCTCGACCTGCGCAACGCCCGCGGCTGGGTCAGGCGCCACAGCGCCGGCAGGTCGGTGCTCAACCTGTTCGCCTACACCTGCGGCGTCGGCCTGTGCGCCGCGGCCGGCGGCGCACGCCGCGTGGTCAACCTCGACTTCGCCGAGGGCAACCTGGCGGTCGGCCGCGAGAATGGCGCGCTCAATCCGGCCCTGCCGGAAATGCACTTCATCCAGTCCGACTACTTCCCGGCGATCCGCCAGCTGGCCGGTCTGCCGGTGGCGCACCGCCGCGGCCAGCGCCTGCCGAGCTACCCGCGCCTGGCCGCCGAGCAGTTCGACCTGGTGTTCCTCGATCCGCCGGCCTGGGCGCGCAGCGCCTTCGGCACCGTCGACCTGCTGCGTGACTACCAGAGCCTGCTCAAGCCGGCGCTGCTGGCCACCGCCGCGGGCGGCACCCTGGTGTGCTGCAACAACCTCGCCAGGGTCGAGCTGGACGACTGGCGCGAACAGGTGCTGCGCTGCGCGGCGAAGAACGGCCGCCCGGTACGCGAGGTCGAGGTGCTGGCACCGGCCGCCGACTTCCCCTCCTTCGACGGCCGCCCGCCGCTGAAGACCCTGATCCTCCATCTCTGA
- a CDS encoding DUF748 domain-containing protein encodes MSKGLKRGLAALVLAPLLYALLGFLVLPWAGLKLANQKLAEYATVPARLERIELNPFSLELTLHGLRVGEAGAEQLAFARLYADLQVDSLWQGALHLRELLLERPHVELLFAADRPFNLLRLFRLPAKGAAEEKPAGEPFPLLVDRLALSGGSLHLLDERPQPPVELRYEALDLELRHIGTRAEDNGEFSLKASGSSGANLDLQGRLGLQPVRAEGRLQVAEIGLTTWWPYVRRALPLELTQGQASVASDFRLELREGLHLQLDNSQLQLSGLRLQQADGQPLLDAERLDLASAQLRLSPGPQLILSDGQAHLAALQLHRPGEQPLLRLASLEAGNASLDLGARQLVIGQLRSQGLEAWAAREADGRLDWQTLVEQQLAQLQRHAAAAGSSERPVGTAEQPVAAGEAANASATPAAPATATATEQTAGTDASAPSAGPWQVQLRDIQLRDWRAHLADRVPSPAVALDIGPLDLDLQDATSTGEQPFTLRLASGIGAHGQLAASGQVRLRPLASQLKVQASDLDLRLAQAYLSPFIHLELRSGLLGAELAVDLQNAAPLALRLAGKARVSQLHTLDTLKGRDFVRWQTLDLDGLDYRHGEQLRIDRVRLQQPYARFIINEDLSTNVKELLIPQPPKAAPTRPEPPLHLVVGGIDIADGSANFADFSLTPNFATAIQQLNGRIGTLDNQSRKPASVDIRGKVDRYAPVSIKGQLTPFAPLEQLDIATRFQRVELTTLTPYAGKFAGYKIRKGRLNLDLHYRVTKGQLNADNKVLLEDLQLGERVDSPSATDLPVRLAVALLKDTDGNIAIALPVQGDLNNPEFSVVPIVWQTLRNLMLRAVQAPFKLIAGLLDGGEEPLDSVPFAAGSSELDEQARASLGKLAKALGQRPALRLEVEGMSVAALDGPPLAEQRLAREYQETWYRMLQRRGDKVPAEASQLQVPEDMQAILLEGIYRARLGQQPPAEWRELKKPERAVRLRQAVLDSWAQSALLQRQLAQDRARTIKAWLVEQGGLADERIYLLDVGSVEGAGTGGRIVVPLHLDSE; translated from the coding sequence ATGTCCAAAGGATTGAAACGCGGTCTCGCCGCGCTGGTTCTCGCCCCCCTGCTATACGCCCTGCTCGGCTTCCTCGTGCTGCCCTGGGCCGGCCTCAAGCTGGCCAACCAGAAGCTGGCCGAGTACGCCACCGTGCCGGCCCGCCTCGAGCGCATCGAGCTCAACCCGTTCAGCCTCGAGCTGACCCTGCACGGCCTGCGTGTGGGCGAGGCCGGGGCGGAACAGCTGGCCTTCGCCCGCCTGTACGCCGACCTGCAGGTCGACAGCCTGTGGCAGGGCGCCCTGCACCTGCGCGAACTGCTGCTGGAGCGGCCGCACGTCGAGCTGCTGTTCGCCGCCGACCGGCCGTTCAACCTGCTGCGCCTGTTCAGGTTGCCGGCGAAGGGCGCCGCGGAAGAAAAGCCGGCCGGCGAGCCCTTCCCGCTGCTGGTCGACCGCCTGGCCCTGAGCGGCGGCAGCCTGCATCTGCTCGACGAGCGCCCGCAGCCGCCGGTCGAACTGCGCTACGAGGCCCTCGACCTCGAACTGCGCCACATCGGCACCCGCGCGGAGGACAACGGCGAGTTCAGCCTCAAGGCCAGCGGCTCGAGCGGCGCCAACCTCGACCTGCAGGGCCGCCTGGGCCTGCAGCCCGTGCGCGCCGAAGGGCGGCTGCAGGTGGCCGAGATCGGCCTGACCACCTGGTGGCCCTACGTGCGCCGCGCGCTGCCGCTGGAGCTGACCCAAGGGCAGGCCAGCGTGGCCAGCGACTTCCGCCTCGAGCTGCGCGAGGGCCTGCATCTGCAGCTGGACAACAGCCAGCTGCAGCTCAGCGGCCTGCGCCTGCAGCAGGCCGATGGCCAGCCCCTGCTCGATGCCGAACGCCTCGACCTCGCCAGCGCCCAGCTGCGTCTGAGCCCGGGACCGCAGCTGATCCTGAGCGACGGCCAGGCGCACCTGGCGGCGCTGCAGCTGCACCGTCCGGGCGAGCAGCCGCTGCTCAGGCTGGCCAGCCTGGAAGCCGGCAATGCCAGCCTGGACCTGGGCGCCCGCCAGCTGGTGATCGGCCAGCTGCGCAGCCAGGGCCTGGAGGCCTGGGCCGCGCGCGAAGCGGATGGCCGCCTCGACTGGCAGACGCTGGTCGAGCAGCAGCTGGCGCAGCTCCAGCGCCACGCCGCGGCCGCCGGCAGCAGCGAGCGCCCCGTCGGCACGGCGGAGCAGCCGGTCGCGGCCGGCGAAGCGGCCAACGCCAGTGCAACGCCTGCCGCGCCGGCCACGGCCACGGCCACGGAACAGACTGCCGGCACGGACGCCTCGGCGCCATCGGCCGGCCCCTGGCAGGTGCAGCTCAGGGACATCCAGCTGCGCGACTGGCGCGCCCACCTCGCGGACCGCGTGCCCAGCCCCGCCGTGGCGCTGGACATCGGCCCGCTGGATCTCGACCTGCAGGATGCCACCAGCACTGGCGAGCAGCCCTTCACCCTCAGGCTGGCCAGCGGCATCGGCGCCCATGGCCAGCTGGCGGCCAGCGGCCAGGTGCGCCTCAGGCCGCTCGCCAGCCAGCTCAAGGTGCAGGCGAGCGACCTCGACCTGCGCCTGGCGCAGGCCTACCTCAGCCCGTTCATCCACCTGGAGCTGCGCAGCGGCCTGCTCGGCGCCGAACTGGCGGTCGACCTGCAGAACGCCGCGCCGCTGGCGTTGCGCCTCGCCGGCAAGGCCAGGGTCAGCCAGCTGCACACCCTGGACACCCTCAAGGGGCGCGACTTCGTCAGGTGGCAGACCCTCGACCTCGACGGCCTCGACTACCGCCACGGCGAGCAGCTGCGCATCGACCGCGTGCGCCTGCAGCAGCCCTACGCGCGCTTCATCATCAACGAGGATCTCAGCACCAACGTCAAGGAGCTGCTGATCCCGCAGCCGCCCAAGGCGGCACCGACCCGCCCGGAGCCGCCGCTGCACCTGGTGGTGGGCGGCATCGACATCGCCGACGGCTCGGCCAACTTCGCCGACTTCTCGCTCACCCCCAACTTCGCCACCGCCATCCAGCAACTCAACGGGCGCATCGGCACCCTGGACAACCAGTCGCGCAAGCCGGCCAGCGTGGACATCCGCGGCAAGGTCGACCGCTACGCGCCGGTGAGCATCAAGGGTCAGCTGACGCCCTTCGCACCGCTGGAGCAGCTGGACATCGCCACCCGCTTCCAGCGCGTCGAGCTGACCACCCTGACGCCCTACGCCGGCAAGTTCGCCGGCTACAAGATCCGCAAGGGCCGTCTCAATCTCGACCTGCACTACCGGGTCACCAAGGGCCAGTTGAACGCCGACAACAAGGTACTGCTGGAGGACCTGCAGCTCGGCGAGCGGGTCGACAGCCCCAGCGCCACCGACCTGCCGGTGCGCCTGGCGGTGGCGCTGCTCAAGGACACCGACGGCAACATCGCCATCGCCCTGCCGGTGCAGGGCGACCTCAACAATCCCGAGTTCAGCGTGGTGCCGATCGTCTGGCAGACCCTGCGCAACCTGATGCTGCGTGCGGTGCAGGCACCGTTCAAGCTGATCGCCGGCCTGCTCGACGGCGGCGAGGAGCCGCTCGACAGCGTGCCCTTCGCCGCCGGCTCCAGCGAACTGGACGAGCAGGCCCGCGCCAGCCTCGGCAAGCTGGCCAAGGCGCTGGGACAGCGCCCGGCCCTGCGCCTGGAGGTCGAGGGCATGAGCGTGGCCGCGCTCGACGGCCCGCCGCTGGCCGAACAGCGCCTGGCCCGCGAATACCAGGAGACCTGGTACCGCATGCTGCAGCGGCGCGGCGACAAGGTGCCGGCCGAGGCCAGCCAGCTCCAGGTGCCGGAAGACATGCAGGCGATCCTGCTCGAGGGCATCTACCGCGCCCGCCTCGGCCAGCAGCCACCGGCCGAATGGCGCGAGCTGAAGAAGCCCGAGCGCGCCGTCCGCCTGCGCCAGGCCGTGCTCGACTCCTGGGCGCAGAGCGCGCTGCTGCAGCGCCAGCTGGCCCAGGACCGCGCCCGCACGATCAAGGCCTGGCTGGTCGAGCAGGGCGGCCTGGCCGACGAGCGCATCTACCTGCTGGATGTCGGTAGCGTCGAGGGCGCCGGCACCGGCGGCCGCATCGTCGTGCCTCTGCATCTGGACAGCGAATGA
- a CDS encoding DUF2845 domain-containing protein — MIPVKAFLPLTLLLLAVPAGAATLRCGSALISTGDHALEVQEKCGEPASRSIIGYRQRGDDWGNYEEVRIDEWIYGPRSGMYYFLRFEGNRLTEIRSQRRY, encoded by the coding sequence ATGATTCCAGTGAAAGCCTTCCTGCCCCTGACCCTGCTGCTGCTCGCCGTTCCGGCCGGAGCCGCCACCCTGCGCTGTGGCAGCGCCCTGATCAGCACCGGCGATCACGCCCTCGAGGTCCAGGAGAAGTGCGGCGAGCCGGCCAGCCGCAGCATCATCGGCTACCGCCAGCGCGGCGACGACTGGGGCAACTACGAGGAGGTCCGCATCGACGAGTGGATCTACGGACCGCGCAGCGGCATGTACTACTTCCTGCGCTTCGAGGGCAACCGCCTCACCGAGATCCGCAGCCAGCGCCGCTACTGA
- the pnp gene encoding polyribonucleotide nucleotidyltransferase: MNPVIKQFQFGQTTFTLETGRIARQASGAVLVSTDDVSVLVTVVGAKQADPGKGFFPLSVHYQEKTYAAGRIPGGFFKREGRPSEKETLTSRLIDRPIRPLFPEGFMNEVQVVCTVVSTNKKSDPDIAAMIGTSAALAVSGIPFDGPIGAARVGYHDELGYILNPSYEQLQSSRLDMVVAGTEDAVLMVESEAEELTEDQMLGAVLFAHEEFQNAIRAIKEFAAEAGKPRWDWQAPQANTVLIDAIKAEFGEAISNAYTITVKQQRYAALDALREQVIAKFAGDGEGQFPAGEVKEVFGLLEYRTVRENIVNGKPRIDGRDTRTVRPLAIEVGVLGKTHGSALFTRGETQALVVATLGTARDAQLLDTLEGERKDAFMLHYNFPPFSVGECGRMGSPGRREIGHGRLARRGVAAMLPSQADFPYTIRVVSEITESNGSSSMASVCGASLALMDAGVPVKAPVAGIAMGLVKEGDKFAVLTDILGDEDHLGDMDFKVAGTDKGVTALQMDIKIQGITEEIMEIALNQALEARLNILGQMNQVIAKPRAELSENAPTMLQMRIDTDKIRDVIGKGGATIRSICEETKASIDIEDDGSVKIYGETKEAAEAARQRVLGITAEAEIGKIYVGKVERIVDFGAFVNILPGKDGLVHISQISDKRIEKVTDVLKEGEEVKVLVLDVDNRGRIKLSIKDVAAAEASGV; encoded by the coding sequence GTGAATCCGGTTATCAAGCAGTTCCAGTTCGGTCAGACGACCTTCACCCTCGAGACCGGGCGCATCGCCCGGCAGGCCAGCGGCGCGGTGCTGGTCAGCACCGACGATGTCAGCGTGCTGGTCACCGTGGTCGGCGCCAAGCAGGCCGATCCGGGCAAGGGCTTCTTCCCGCTGTCCGTGCACTACCAGGAAAAGACCTACGCCGCCGGCCGCATCCCGGGTGGCTTCTTCAAGCGTGAAGGCCGTCCGAGCGAGAAGGAAACCCTGACCTCGCGCCTGATCGACCGCCCGATCCGCCCGCTGTTCCCCGAAGGCTTCATGAACGAAGTGCAGGTCGTCTGCACCGTCGTGTCGACCAACAAGAAGTCCGATCCGGACATCGCCGCGATGATCGGCACCTCCGCCGCCCTGGCCGTCTCCGGCATCCCGTTCGACGGTCCGATCGGCGCCGCCCGCGTCGGCTACCATGACGAACTGGGCTACATCCTCAACCCGAGCTACGAGCAGCTGCAGAGCTCGCGCCTGGACATGGTGGTGGCCGGTACCGAAGACGCCGTGCTGATGGTCGAGTCGGAAGCCGAAGAGCTGACCGAAGACCAGATGCTGGGCGCCGTGCTGTTCGCCCACGAGGAATTCCAGAACGCCATCCGCGCCATCAAGGAATTCGCCGCCGAAGCCGGCAAGCCGCGCTGGGACTGGCAGGCTCCGCAGGCCAACACCGTGCTGATCGACGCCATCAAGGCCGAGTTCGGCGAGGCGATCTCCAACGCCTACACCATCACCGTCAAGCAGCAGCGCTACGCCGCCCTCGACGCCCTGCGCGAGCAGGTGATCGCCAAGTTCGCCGGTGACGGCGAAGGCCAGTTCCCGGCCGGCGAAGTCAAGGAAGTGTTCGGCCTGCTCGAATACCGCACCGTGCGCGAGAACATCGTCAACGGCAAGCCGCGCATCGACGGCCGCGATACCCGCACCGTGCGCCCGCTGGCCATCGAGGTCGGCGTGCTGGGCAAGACCCACGGCTCCGCGCTGTTCACCCGTGGCGAGACTCAGGCCCTGGTGGTCGCCACCCTCGGCACCGCCCGCGACGCCCAGCTGCTGGACACCCTGGAAGGCGAGCGCAAGGACGCCTTCATGCTGCACTACAACTTCCCGCCGTTCTCGGTCGGCGAGTGCGGCCGCATGGGCAGCCCGGGCCGTCGCGAGATCGGCCACGGCCGTCTGGCCCGTCGTGGCGTCGCCGCCATGCTGCCGAGCCAGGCCGACTTCCCCTACACCATCCGCGTGGTGTCGGAAATCACCGAGTCCAACGGCTCCAGCTCGATGGCCTCGGTGTGCGGCGCTTCCCTGGCGCTGATGGACGCCGGTGTGCCGGTCAAGGCGCCGGTGGCCGGCATCGCCATGGGTCTGGTCAAGGAAGGCGACAAGTTCGCCGTGCTGACCGACATCCTCGGCGACGAGGACCACCTCGGCGACATGGACTTCAAGGTGGCCGGTACCGACAAGGGCGTCACCGCCCTGCAGATGGACATCAAGATCCAGGGCATCACCGAAGAGATCATGGAGATCGCGCTGAACCAGGCTCTGGAAGCGCGTCTGAACATCCTCGGCCAGATGAACCAGGTGATCGCCAAGCCGCGCGCCGAGCTGTCGGAAAACGCCCCGACCATGCTGCAGATGCGCATCGACACCGACAAGATCCGCGACGTCATCGGCAAGGGCGGCGCCACCATCCGCAGCATCTGCGAAGAGACCAAGGCCTCGATCGACATCGAGGACGACGGCAGCGTGAAGATCTACGGCGAGACCAAGGAAGCCGCCGAGGCTGCCCGTCAGCGCGTGCTGGGCATCACCGCCGAGGCCGAGATCGGCAAGATCTACGTCGGCAAGGTCGAGCGCATCGTCGACTTCGGCGCCTTCGTCAACATCCTGCCGGGCAAGGACGGTCTGGTGCACATCTCGCAGATCAGCGACAAGCGCATCGAGAAGGTCACCGACGTGCTCAAGGAAGGCGAGGAAGTGAAGGTGCTGGTGCTGGACGTGGACAACCGCGGTCGCATCAAGCTGTCGATCAAGGACGTGGCGGCTGCCGAAGCCTCCGGCGTCTGA
- the rpsO gene encoding 30S ribosomal protein S15 has translation MALSVQEKAQIVNEYQQAAGDTGSPEVQVALLTANINKLQDHFKANAKDHHSRRGLIRMVNQRRKLLDYLKGKDTTRYSALIARLGLRR, from the coding sequence ATGGCACTGAGCGTCCAAGAGAAAGCCCAGATCGTTAACGAGTATCAGCAAGCTGCTGGCGATACCGGTTCCCCGGAAGTGCAGGTTGCCCTGCTGACCGCCAACATCAACAAGCTGCAGGATCACTTCAAGGCCAACGCCAAGGACCACCACAGCCGTCGTGGTCTGATCCGCATGGTCAACCAGCGCCGCAAGCTGCTGGACTACCTGAAGGGTAAGGACACCACTCGTTACAGCGCCCTGATCGCGCGCCTGGGCCTGCGTCGCTAA
- the truB gene encoding tRNA pseudouridine(55) synthase TruB, whose protein sequence is MAQVKRIRRAVSGILILDKPRGFSSNAALQKVRWLLNAEKAGHTGSLDPLATGVLPLCFGEATKFSQYLLDAEKGYATVMHLGVTTTTGDAEGEVLERREVNFDREQLEALLPRFRGAIQQVPPMYSALKKDGQPLYKLARAGEVVEREARSVTIDRLELTRFAPPFADLEVSCSKGTYIRTLVEDLGQALGCGAHVAELRRTQAGPFSLAQAISLDELIAAHEQGGAEALDRFLLPVDCGLEHWPAVQLSEHSAYYWLHGQPVRAPEAPKFGMLRVRDHQGRFIGIGEATDDGRIAPRRLIRS, encoded by the coding sequence GTGGCCCAGGTCAAACGCATCCGCCGCGCGGTCAGCGGTATCCTGATCCTCGACAAGCCGCGCGGCTTCAGCTCCAACGCCGCCCTGCAGAAGGTGCGCTGGCTGCTCAACGCCGAGAAGGCCGGCCACACCGGTAGCCTCGACCCGCTGGCCACCGGGGTGCTGCCGCTGTGCTTCGGCGAGGCGACCAAGTTCTCCCAGTACCTGCTGGACGCCGAGAAGGGCTACGCCACGGTCATGCACCTCGGCGTCACCACCACCACCGGCGATGCCGAGGGCGAGGTGCTCGAGCGCCGCGAGGTGAACTTCGACCGCGAACAGCTGGAGGCCCTGCTGCCGCGTTTCCGCGGTGCCATCCAGCAGGTGCCGCCGATGTACTCGGCGCTGAAGAAGGATGGCCAGCCGCTGTACAAGCTGGCGCGCGCCGGCGAGGTGGTGGAGCGCGAGGCGCGTTCTGTTACTATTGACCGGCTCGAGCTGACCCGCTTCGCGCCGCCGTTCGCCGATCTGGAAGTCAGCTGCAGCAAGGGCACCTACATCCGCACCCTGGTCGAGGATCTCGGCCAGGCGCTGGGCTGCGGGGCACATGTCGCCGAGCTGCGCCGCACCCAGGCCGGTCCGTTCAGCCTGGCGCAGGCGATCAGCCTCGACGAGCTGATCGCCGCCCACGAGCAGGGTGGCGCCGAGGCACTGGATCGCTTCCTCCTCCCGGTGGACTGCGGTCTGGAGCACTGGCCGGCAGTGCAGCTGTCGGAGCACAGCGCCTACTACTGGCTGCACGGGCAGCCGGTGCGGGCTCCCGAAGCGCCGAAGTTCGGCATGCTGCGGGTACGCGATCACCAAGGTCGCTTCATCGGTATCGGTGAGGCGACCGACGACGGGCGCATTGCGCCGCGTCGACTGATTCGGTCCTGA
- the rbfA gene encoding 30S ribosome-binding factor RbfA, with the protein MAKEYSRTQRIGDQMQRELAQLIQREIKDPRLGLVTLTGIDVSRDLAHAKVFFTVMGQDDNAEKIALNQEILKDAAGYLRMLLGRAIKLRTIPQLHFLYDESVRRGAQLSALIERAVAEDRRHQDTDKE; encoded by the coding sequence ATGGCCAAAGAATACAGCCGCACCCAGCGGATCGGTGACCAGATGCAGCGCGAACTCGCGCAGCTGATCCAGCGCGAGATCAAGGATCCGCGTCTGGGCCTGGTGACCCTGACCGGCATCGACGTCAGCCGCGACCTGGCCCACGCCAAGGTGTTTTTCACCGTGATGGGGCAGGACGACAACGCCGAGAAGATCGCCCTCAACCAGGAGATCCTCAAGGATGCCGCCGGTTACCTGCGCATGCTGCTCGGTCGCGCGATCAAGCTGCGTACCATCCCGCAGCTGCATTTCCTCTACGACGAGAGCGTGCGCCGCGGCGCCCAGCTGTCGGCGCTGATCGAGCGCGCGGTGGCCGAGGACCGTCGTCACCAGGACACGGACAAGGAGTAA